A section of the Gemmatimonadales bacterium genome encodes:
- the purL gene encoding phosphoribosylformylglycinamidine synthase subunit PurL, translating to MTGAVAAGSTEAAAFPGERPITPEVVREHNLNQLEYGRMLELLGRTPTLTELGIFSALWSEHCSYKHSRPVLKTFPTSGPQVVQGPGENAGVLRLPDGWAVAFKIESHNHPSAVEPYQGAATGVGGILRDVFTMGARPVAVLNSLRFGPLDQPHNRYLFAGVVRGVGDYGNCVGVPTLGGEVGFAPGYTGNPLVNAMCVGLLRESDLIRAAAHGVGNVLLCVGARTGRDGIHGASFASEELSEKSEARRPQVQVGDPFTEKLLLEASLELITSGLIVAIQDMGAAGLTSSSAEMAARGGVGVEIDTALVPTREPGMTPYEILLSESQERMLVVAEPRRMEEIQAVCAKWELSATPIGRVTDDGIFRVRHGDIVVAAVPGQRLVEDCPIYHPEAEESGAARARRSAGPNLPPKADIEDALMLLLDSPSLASKRWVYEQFDSTVQASTVLGPGGDAGVLRVAGTGFGIAVTVDCNNRVVALDPYEGGKAAVAEAARNIACTGARPLGITDCLNFGNPEKADVFFQFREACRGISEACVAFGTPVTGGNVSFYNESPGGAVDPTPTIGMIGLLERVADRVPSHFAAAGDEVLILGATRGQLGGSAYWAEVRNFIGGQPAPVDLAAERRLQDLLVAAAGRQLLRSAHDCSEGGLLVALAEAAMGGPYAGEGFGVALDLTDHAPGIQPDALLYGEDGARAVISCAPDRVEALLALCRDHQVPALRAGRVEQAASSLELRAGARLFTWDISALRRTYFTAIPRRMQHPDVDRSAGE from the coding sequence GTGACCGGTGCCGTCGCGGCGGGATCGACCGAAGCAGCCGCCTTCCCGGGCGAGCGGCCGATCACGCCCGAGGTGGTGCGCGAGCACAACCTCAACCAGCTGGAGTACGGCCGGATGCTGGAGCTGCTGGGCCGCACGCCGACCCTGACCGAGCTGGGAATCTTCTCGGCCCTCTGGTCCGAGCACTGCAGCTACAAGCATTCCCGGCCTGTGCTCAAGACCTTTCCGACCAGTGGTCCCCAGGTGGTTCAGGGGCCGGGCGAGAACGCCGGCGTGCTCCGGCTGCCGGACGGGTGGGCGGTCGCGTTCAAGATCGAATCCCACAATCACCCGTCCGCAGTGGAGCCGTACCAGGGTGCCGCCACCGGCGTCGGCGGCATCCTGCGCGATGTGTTCACCATGGGCGCCCGGCCCGTGGCGGTGCTCAACAGCCTCCGGTTCGGCCCGCTGGATCAGCCACACAACCGCTACCTGTTCGCCGGCGTGGTACGCGGGGTGGGCGACTACGGCAACTGCGTCGGCGTTCCCACGCTCGGCGGCGAGGTCGGCTTCGCGCCGGGGTACACCGGCAACCCGCTGGTGAACGCCATGTGCGTCGGCCTGCTCCGGGAATCCGACCTGATCCGGGCCGCCGCGCACGGGGTCGGCAATGTGCTGCTCTGCGTCGGAGCACGCACCGGCCGGGACGGCATCCACGGCGCGAGCTTCGCGTCGGAGGAGCTCTCGGAGAAGAGCGAGGCCCGCCGGCCCCAGGTCCAGGTGGGCGATCCGTTCACCGAGAAGCTCCTGCTGGAGGCCAGCCTCGAGCTGATCACCTCGGGGCTGATCGTCGCCATCCAGGACATGGGCGCGGCCGGGCTCACCAGCTCCAGCGCGGAGATGGCGGCGCGCGGCGGGGTCGGGGTCGAGATCGACACCGCACTGGTGCCCACTCGCGAGCCGGGGATGACGCCGTACGAGATCCTGCTGTCCGAATCCCAGGAGCGGATGCTGGTCGTGGCCGAGCCGCGGCGGATGGAGGAGATCCAGGCCGTCTGCGCCAAGTGGGAGCTCAGCGCCACGCCGATCGGCCGGGTGACCGACGACGGGATCTTCCGGGTCCGCCACGGCGATATCGTCGTTGCGGCCGTTCCGGGGCAGCGCCTGGTCGAGGACTGCCCCATCTATCATCCCGAGGCGGAGGAAAGCGGCGCCGCACGAGCCCGCCGGTCCGCCGGACCGAACCTGCCTCCCAAGGCAGACATCGAGGACGCGCTGATGCTGCTCCTCGATTCGCCCAGCCTCGCGAGCAAACGCTGGGTGTACGAGCAGTTCGACTCCACCGTGCAGGCCTCCACCGTGCTCGGCCCGGGAGGAGACGCCGGCGTCCTCCGGGTTGCCGGCACTGGCTTCGGGATCGCCGTCACCGTGGACTGCAACAACCGCGTGGTCGCGCTCGATCCGTACGAGGGCGGGAAGGCCGCCGTCGCGGAGGCGGCGCGGAACATCGCCTGTACCGGGGCCAGGCCACTGGGGATCACCGACTGCCTCAACTTCGGGAATCCGGAGAAGGCGGACGTGTTCTTCCAGTTCCGCGAAGCCTGCCGGGGCATCTCCGAGGCGTGCGTCGCGTTCGGGACGCCGGTGACCGGCGGCAACGTCTCGTTCTACAACGAGAGTCCTGGCGGCGCCGTCGACCCGACGCCGACCATCGGGATGATCGGCCTGCTCGAGCGGGTGGCCGATCGGGTACCCAGCCATTTTGCTGCCGCGGGCGACGAGGTGCTGATCCTGGGTGCCACCCGTGGGCAGCTCGGCGGCTCTGCCTACTGGGCCGAGGTGCGGAACTTCATCGGTGGCCAACCCGCGCCAGTGGACCTCGCGGCCGAGCGCAGGCTGCAGGATCTGCTGGTGGCGGCTGCCGGCCGCCAACTCCTCCGCTCAGCGCACGACTGCTCGGAGGGCGGGCTCCTCGTGGCGCTCGCGGAGGCCGCGATGGGCGGGCCCTACGCCGGAGAGGGATTCGGCGTGGCGCTCGATCTCACCGACCATGCCCCCGGTATTCAGCCGGACGCCCTGCTCTATGGGGAGGACGGCGCCCGCGCAGTGATCTCCTGCGCCCCGGACCGGGTCGAGGCGCTCCTGGCCCTTTGCCGGGACCATCAGGTGCCCGCTCTCCGCGCGGGCCGGGTAGAGCAGGCGGCCTCCTCGCTGGAACTTCGGGCAGGTGCCCGCCTGTTCACCTGGGATATCTCGGCATTACGGCGGACTTATTTCACGGCGATCCCACGGCGGATGCAGCATCCCGACGTCGATCGCTCGGCTGGAGAGTAA
- the purQ gene encoding phosphoribosylformylglycinamidine synthase subunit PurQ, translated as MLKVAVVRFPGSNCDFDTLRAAEQAGTEAYFVWHRDTHLHGADLVLLPGGFSYGDYLRSGAIARFSPVMQAVQRHAAGGGPVLGICNGFQILCEAHLLPGALMRNAGLTFVSKPVDMIVERTATVFTSAYATKARLRLPVAHGDGRFVAAEDTLRMLEAEGRVVLRYVPATEGSPLQPNPNGSANHIAGICNADGTVVGIMPHPERITDPMQGLPDGLEFFTSMAAWQPGSSFTLSMPSR; from the coding sequence ATGCTCAAGGTCGCGGTGGTTCGCTTTCCCGGCAGCAACTGTGACTTCGACACCCTGCGGGCCGCCGAGCAGGCCGGCACCGAGGCGTACTTCGTCTGGCACCGGGATACTCACTTGCACGGGGCCGACCTGGTGCTCCTTCCGGGCGGCTTCAGCTACGGCGACTACTTGCGCAGCGGCGCCATCGCCCGGTTCAGCCCGGTGATGCAGGCAGTGCAGCGCCACGCCGCCGGAGGCGGACCGGTGCTGGGGATCTGCAACGGATTCCAGATCCTGTGCGAGGCCCACCTGCTGCCCGGCGCGCTCATGCGGAACGCCGGGCTGACCTTCGTCTCCAAGCCGGTGGACATGATCGTGGAGCGCACCGCGACCGTCTTCACTTCCGCCTACGCCACGAAGGCCCGTCTCCGCCTGCCCGTGGCGCACGGCGACGGCCGGTTCGTGGCGGCGGAAGACACGCTGCGCATGCTGGAGGCGGAGGGCCGGGTGGTGCTGCGCTACGTGCCAGCCACCGAAGGTTCGCCGCTGCAACCCAACCCCAATGGCTCCGCCAATCACATCGCCGGCATCTGCAATGCCGACGGCACGGTGGTGGGCATCATGCCGCACCCGGAGCGCATCACCGACCCGATGCAGGGGCTGCCCGACGGCCTGGAGTTCTTCACCTCGATGGCCGCGTGGCAGCCCGGGTCATCCTTCACCCTGAGCATGCCCAGCAGATGA
- the purE gene encoding 5-(carboxyamino)imidazole ribonucleotide mutase yields MTQPIVGIVMGSDSDWEVMQHAATRLREFDVPHERRVVSAHRTPDLLFQYAEEAAGRGLRCIIAGAGGSAHLPGMLAAKTTLPVLGVPVPSKHLQGLDSLLSIVQMPAGIPVATFAVGVAGSHNAGLYAVAVLALSDPALAARLAEFRRTQTARVLELKLPDPA; encoded by the coding sequence ATGACTCAGCCCATCGTCGGCATCGTCATGGGAAGCGACTCCGACTGGGAGGTGATGCAGCATGCCGCGACCCGGCTCAGGGAGTTCGACGTTCCCCACGAGCGGCGGGTGGTGTCCGCTCACCGGACGCCGGACCTGCTCTTCCAGTATGCGGAGGAAGCCGCGGGACGTGGTCTCCGCTGCATCATCGCCGGGGCGGGCGGGTCGGCCCACCTGCCGGGCATGCTCGCGGCCAAGACCACCTTGCCCGTGCTCGGTGTGCCGGTGCCTTCGAAACACCTTCAGGGACTCGACTCGCTGCTCTCCATCGTCCAGATGCCCGCCGGCATTCCGGTCGCGACGTTCGCGGTCGGAGTGGCGGGGTCGCACAACGCGGGACTGTACGCCGTGGCGGTGCTGGCGCTGAGCGACCCGGCGCTCGCGGCGCGGCTGGCGGAATTCCGCCGGACGCAGACGGCCCGCGTACTGGAGCTCAAGCTGCCGGATCCGGCGTGA
- the purS gene encoding phosphoribosylformylglycinamidine synthase subunit PurS, which produces MSFRVHVRVMPRTGLLDPQGQAVEHALAALGFPEADGVRIGRAIELEVAAPTRAQAEARVRQMCDKLLANPVTEDYLLQVEEV; this is translated from the coding sequence ATGAGCTTTCGTGTGCACGTGCGGGTGATGCCCAGAACCGGACTGCTCGACCCGCAGGGGCAGGCCGTCGAGCACGCGCTCGCGGCGCTGGGCTTTCCGGAGGCAGACGGTGTCCGGATCGGACGCGCCATCGAGCTCGAGGTGGCAGCACCCACCCGCGCGCAGGCGGAGGCGCGGGTCCGCCAGATGTGCGACAAGCTGTTGGCCAATCCGGTGACCGAGGACTACCTGCTCCAGGTGGAGGAGGTCTGA
- the pssA gene encoding CDP-diacylglycerol--serine O-phosphatidyltransferase: MRRPTMRQVVVVMPSAFTLGNLFFGFWAIVSAFNGNFRWAGWFIVFAGILDMLDGRVARLSNTGSRFGAELDSLVDVISFGVAPALLIYFLDFASAGRFSWILSYIYVTSVALRLARFNVVSAGKPSTGWFTGMPSPAAGMTLAVYYPFSQTEWYRASIAYLDLQHQGLVVLVLLLALLMVSNVKYPKFPAIGVRSAKGIFGLVVHLVILIGGLVRPEYFLFPLGLFYMVFGISRATVLGLMERPETQLGPEDATEPQERTEQQAGGSPRERRAGWADRRKPSEDR, translated from the coding sequence ATGAGGCGCCCCACCATGCGGCAAGTGGTGGTGGTCATGCCCAGCGCCTTTACCCTGGGAAACCTGTTTTTCGGGTTCTGGGCCATCGTCTCCGCCTTCAACGGCAACTTCCGCTGGGCCGGCTGGTTTATCGTCTTCGCCGGGATTCTGGACATGCTGGACGGCCGGGTGGCCCGGCTCTCCAACACCGGGTCCCGGTTCGGGGCCGAGCTGGACTCGCTGGTCGACGTGATCTCGTTCGGGGTCGCGCCCGCCCTACTGATCTATTTCCTCGACTTCGCGAGCGCGGGCCGCTTCTCCTGGATCCTCTCGTACATCTACGTGACCTCGGTGGCACTCCGGCTGGCCCGCTTCAACGTGGTCTCCGCCGGAAAGCCGTCCACCGGCTGGTTCACCGGAATGCCGTCGCCTGCGGCGGGCATGACCCTCGCCGTCTATTATCCATTCAGTCAGACCGAATGGTACCGCGCGTCGATCGCCTATCTCGACCTGCAGCATCAGGGCCTGGTGGTGCTGGTGCTCCTGCTGGCGCTGCTCATGGTCAGCAACGTGAAGTACCCCAAGTTCCCGGCCATCGGGGTGCGGAGCGCCAAGGGAATCTTCGGCCTGGTGGTGCACCTGGTGATCCTGATCGGCGGCCTCGTCCGACCCGAGTATTTTCTCTTTCCGTTGGGGCTCTTCTACATGGTGTTCGGCATCTCCCGCGCCACCGTGCTGGGGCTGATGGAACGGCCGGAGACGCAGCTCGGCCCGGAGGACGCGACCGAGCCCCAGGAGCGGACCGAACAGCAGGCCGGCGGCTCGCCGCGCGAGCGGCGAGCGGGTTGGGCCGACCGGCGCAAACCTTCCGAGGACCGATGA
- a CDS encoding zf-TFIIB domain-containing protein: MSNDKPSRNEEEYFVKKDAELRERERELARAAARELERHSHFMKCPKDGYDLVTSEYHGVQIESCPHCGGMWLDAGEVEQIAHEDRPALLTRVLTDAFVSIRKSARRHP; the protein is encoded by the coding sequence ATGAGCAACGACAAACCCAGCCGTAACGAAGAGGAGTATTTCGTCAAGAAGGACGCCGAGCTGCGCGAGCGGGAGCGAGAGCTCGCCCGCGCGGCGGCGCGGGAGCTGGAGCGGCACAGCCATTTCATGAAGTGTCCCAAGGATGGGTACGACCTGGTGACCAGCGAGTACCACGGGGTGCAGATCGAGAGCTGCCCCCACTGCGGCGGAATGTGGCTGGACGCCGGTGAGGTCGAGCAGATCGCGCACGAGGACCGCCCCGCGCTGCTCACCCGGGTCCTGACCGATGCGTTCGTCAGTATCCGCAAATCCGCGCGGCGGCATCCGTGA
- a CDS encoding phosphatidylserine decarboxylase family protein: protein MIRTAPEGRWFILGAWVVALALLFAAARAGTLAWWLGAIAWLLLAVWVVAFFRDPEREWARGERLIVAPADGKVVSVVEVDEPAFMRGRAARISIFMNVFDCHVNRYPVDGSVAYRHYNAGSFGHAAAEKSSLANEQASIGLDTPRGKVLVRQIAGLVARRIVTDHQVGTPVRQGQRMGMIRFGSRVDLFLPQGTRLLVHVGETTRVGVTVVAEWS from the coding sequence ATGATCCGCACGGCCCCGGAGGGCCGGTGGTTCATCCTCGGTGCCTGGGTTGTCGCACTCGCGCTGCTGTTCGCGGCGGCGCGTGCAGGTACGCTCGCCTGGTGGCTCGGAGCGATCGCCTGGCTGCTCCTGGCGGTGTGGGTCGTCGCCTTCTTCCGCGATCCCGAGCGCGAATGGGCCCGCGGCGAGCGCCTCATCGTGGCGCCGGCGGATGGCAAGGTGGTGAGCGTGGTGGAGGTCGACGAGCCGGCGTTCATGCGCGGCCGCGCCGCGCGGATCTCGATCTTCATGAACGTGTTCGACTGCCACGTGAACCGCTATCCGGTCGACGGGAGCGTCGCGTACCGGCACTACAATGCGGGTAGCTTCGGGCACGCAGCGGCGGAGAAGTCGAGTCTGGCGAACGAGCAGGCGTCGATCGGACTGGACACGCCGCGCGGCAAGGTGCTGGTGCGGCAGATCGCGGGACTGGTGGCGCGGCGGATCGTCACCGACCACCAGGTCGGGACGCCGGTCCGGCAGGGCCAGCGGATGGGGATGATCCGCTTCGGCTCGCGAGTGGACCTTTTCCTCCCGCAGGGAACCCGGCTGCTGGTGCACGTCGGGGAGACCACGCGGGTGGGGGTGACAGTGGTGGCCGAATGGAGCTGA
- the purF gene encoding amidophosphoribosyltransferase, with translation MCGIIGVSGIPDAARLTYLGLYALQHRGQESAGMVAVDMKGAARAHRGMGLVSETFDEAVLATLPGDVAVGHTRYSTTGSTVLANAQPCSVNTRCGPLAIAHNGNIVNAAEIKRELVERGAIFTTSSDTEVLVHLIARSDADTVEGQIREALEQVDGAYSLIIAVGRTLYAVVDSRGFRPLVLGRLGSGMVLASETCALDLLGANVTCELQPGEFIRIEDGRVTELPRLAPRPVSRCVFELVYFARPDSTIFGESVDRVRREIGRQLAREQPAPRGEVVFSVPDSSNAMALGFSEAAGIKLEYGLIRNHYVGRTFINPTQDHRVAKVKIKFNPVREVIQGKSVVVVDDSLVRGNTSKSLVQMIRAAGAREVHLRLGSPPITGPCLYGIDTPTREELIAATHSIEEIQEFLGVDSLGYLSLDGMLRAAGSETGYCHACFSGDYPTPIPGDLVQLRHASPLVATPA, from the coding sequence ATGTGCGGCATCATCGGCGTTTCCGGAATCCCCGACGCGGCCCGGCTCACCTACCTCGGACTCTATGCCCTGCAGCACCGGGGGCAGGAGAGCGCGGGGATGGTGGCCGTGGACATGAAGGGAGCGGCGCGGGCACATCGGGGAATGGGCCTGGTGTCAGAGACGTTCGATGAGGCCGTCCTGGCTACCCTGCCGGGAGACGTCGCGGTGGGTCACACCCGCTACTCCACCACCGGGAGCACGGTTCTGGCCAACGCGCAGCCCTGCAGCGTCAACACCCGCTGCGGCCCGCTGGCCATCGCGCACAACGGCAACATCGTGAACGCCGCCGAGATCAAGCGCGAGCTGGTGGAACGCGGGGCCATCTTCACCACCAGCTCGGACACCGAGGTGCTGGTGCACCTGATCGCCCGCTCGGACGCCGACACGGTGGAAGGGCAGATCCGCGAGGCGCTGGAGCAGGTGGACGGGGCCTACAGCCTGATCATCGCCGTGGGCCGCACGCTGTACGCCGTGGTCGACAGCCGCGGGTTCCGTCCCCTGGTGCTCGGCCGGCTGGGCAGCGGGATGGTGCTCGCTTCGGAGACCTGCGCGCTGGACCTGCTCGGCGCCAACGTTACCTGCGAGCTCCAGCCGGGAGAGTTCATTCGCATCGAGGACGGCCGGGTAACCGAGCTGCCCCGGCTGGCCCCTCGTCCGGTGAGCCGGTGTGTCTTCGAGCTGGTCTACTTCGCCCGGCCGGACAGCACCATCTTCGGCGAATCGGTCGACCGGGTGCGCCGGGAGATCGGGCGGCAGCTCGCCCGGGAACAGCCCGCGCCGCGAGGCGAGGTGGTGTTCAGCGTCCCCGACAGCTCGAATGCCATGGCGCTCGGGTTCTCCGAGGCGGCGGGCATCAAGCTGGAGTACGGACTCATCCGCAACCACTACGTGGGCCGGACCTTCATCAACCCGACCCAGGACCATCGGGTGGCCAAGGTGAAGATCAAGTTCAACCCGGTGCGGGAGGTCATCCAGGGCAAGTCGGTGGTGGTGGTGGACGACAGCCTGGTCCGGGGGAATACCAGCAAGAGCCTGGTCCAGATGATCCGCGCCGCGGGGGCGCGCGAAGTTCATCTCCGCCTGGGCTCGCCACCGATCACTGGCCCGTGCCTCTACGGCATCGACACGCCCACCCGGGAAGAGCTGATCGCCGCGACCCACTCGATCGAGGAGATCCAGGAGTTTCTCGGGGTGGATTCGCTGGGGTACCTCTCGCTGGACGGCATGCTCCGCGCGGCCGGCAGCGAGACCGGCTATTGCCATGCCTGCTTCTCCGGCGACTATCCGACGCCGATTCCGGGTGATCTGGTGCAGCTTCGCCACGCCTCCCCGCTGGTGGCGACGCCGGCATGA
- the ppdK gene encoding pyruvate, phosphate dikinase: protein MSGPYSQPLVYSFGQGRADGTAAMKDVLGGKGAGLAEMTTIGIPVPPGFTIASSICLHYLENQQFPKRLQHQVENALQRVEAATGKHFGDGDNPLLVSVRSGAAVSMPGMMETILNLGLNDVTVEGLTRQSRNPTFAWDSYRRFVQMYGTVVFDLPKQPFEHMLEEQRRGCGAERDIDLPVEEMQALVRRFKDHVRAEAGRDFPSNALDQLWGAIAAVFESWNTRRAIDYRKLHDIPDSMGTAVNVVAMVYGNLGEDSGTGVAFSRDPSTGVRALYGEYLLNAQGEDVVSGSRTPLPIATLKDQLPASYQELDRVARTLERHFRDVQDMEFTIERGKLYMLQTRRGQRSGHAAVRVACDMVDEELISEEEAVARIPPNDLNQLLHPTIDPHSKLDLLTTGLPASPGAACGTVVFDADRAEKLGRGGHPVILVRRETSPEDFHGMVMAKAVLTARGGMTSHAAVVARGMGKPCVAGAQALEVDEKAGRFSVNGRQVAEGEWITVNGGTGQVFAGQAALVTSELSGDFLRLMEWADRIGQLRVRVNADTPADAHRGRDFGAEGIGLCRTEHMFFDGDRLSAMREMIVAQDQRGRERALAKLLPMQRSDFEAIFRAMEGFPVTIRLLDPPLHEFLPKEPEEIEALARELKLERGALQSVIDRLHEVNPMLGLRGCRLGIIYPEITAMQVRAIFEAACTVAARKGRVYPEVMIPLTASVVEFRKQALIVRQVAEEVFRERQITVPFLLGTMIELPRAALTADELAREAQFFSFGTNDLTQTTWGLSRDDAGHFLPYYLEHGVVEDDPFQILDEAGVGKLIQMACELGRRTRRDLKLGICGEHGGEPAAVAFCDKLGMNYVSCSPFRVPIARLAAAQAALATRGTMDRTRATV from the coding sequence ATGAGCGGCCCCTACAGCCAGCCGCTGGTCTACTCCTTCGGCCAGGGCCGGGCCGACGGGACCGCCGCCATGAAGGACGTGCTGGGCGGCAAGGGAGCCGGCCTGGCCGAGATGACGACCATCGGCATCCCCGTCCCGCCCGGCTTCACCATCGCCAGCTCGATCTGCCTACACTATCTCGAAAATCAGCAGTTCCCCAAGCGCCTTCAGCACCAGGTGGAGAACGCGCTGCAGCGGGTCGAAGCCGCCACGGGGAAGCATTTCGGCGATGGCGACAACCCGCTGCTGGTGTCGGTGCGTTCGGGCGCCGCCGTCTCCATGCCCGGGATGATGGAGACCATCCTCAACCTCGGGCTCAACGACGTCACGGTGGAAGGACTCACCCGACAGAGCCGCAACCCGACGTTCGCCTGGGATTCCTATCGGCGGTTCGTCCAGATGTACGGCACGGTGGTGTTCGATCTTCCCAAGCAGCCGTTCGAGCACATGCTGGAGGAGCAGCGCCGCGGCTGCGGTGCGGAGCGAGACATCGATCTGCCGGTCGAGGAGATGCAGGCGCTCGTGCGCCGGTTCAAGGACCACGTCCGCGCCGAGGCCGGGCGCGACTTCCCCAGCAACGCGCTGGACCAGCTCTGGGGTGCCATCGCGGCGGTGTTCGAAAGCTGGAACACCCGGCGGGCCATCGACTACCGGAAGCTGCACGACATTCCCGACAGCATGGGCACCGCCGTCAACGTGGTGGCGATGGTCTACGGCAACCTGGGCGAGGACTCGGGCACCGGTGTCGCTTTCAGCCGGGACCCGTCCACCGGGGTCCGGGCGCTCTACGGTGAGTACCTGCTCAATGCACAAGGCGAGGACGTGGTCTCGGGCAGCCGGACGCCGCTGCCGATCGCCACGCTGAAGGACCAGCTGCCGGCGTCGTACCAGGAGCTGGACCGGGTCGCCCGCACCCTCGAGCGTCACTTCCGCGACGTGCAGGACATGGAGTTCACCATCGAGCGCGGCAAGCTCTACATGCTGCAGACCCGGCGCGGCCAGCGCTCGGGCCACGCGGCGGTGCGAGTGGCGTGCGACATGGTGGACGAAGAGCTGATCTCGGAGGAAGAGGCGGTGGCGCGTATTCCGCCCAACGACCTGAACCAGCTGCTCCATCCCACGATCGATCCGCACAGCAAGCTCGACCTGCTCACCACCGGGCTTCCCGCCTCCCCCGGCGCCGCCTGCGGCACGGTGGTGTTCGACGCCGACCGCGCCGAGAAGCTCGGGCGGGGCGGCCACCCGGTGATCCTGGTGCGGCGGGAGACGTCGCCCGAAGACTTCCACGGCATGGTGATGGCCAAGGCGGTGCTCACGGCGCGGGGCGGGATGACGTCGCATGCCGCGGTGGTGGCGCGAGGGATGGGCAAGCCCTGCGTGGCCGGCGCGCAGGCGCTCGAGGTGGACGAGAAAGCAGGCCGCTTCTCGGTCAACGGCCGGCAGGTCGCCGAAGGCGAATGGATCACGGTGAACGGCGGCACCGGACAGGTGTTCGCCGGGCAGGCCGCGCTGGTCACCTCCGAGTTGAGCGGCGACTTCCTCCGGCTGATGGAGTGGGCCGACCGGATCGGCCAGCTCCGGGTCCGGGTGAACGCCGATACGCCGGCCGATGCGCACCGCGGCCGGGACTTCGGCGCCGAAGGAATCGGCCTCTGCCGGACCGAGCACATGTTCTTCGATGGCGACCGGCTGAGCGCCATGCGGGAGATGATCGTGGCGCAGGACCAGCGGGGTCGCGAGCGCGCGCTGGCCAAGCTGCTCCCGATGCAGCGCTCCGACTTCGAGGCCATCTTCCGCGCGATGGAGGGCTTTCCGGTCACCATCCGGCTGCTCGACCCGCCGCTGCACGAGTTCCTGCCCAAGGAGCCGGAGGAGATCGAGGCGCTCGCCCGGGAGCTCAAGCTGGAGCGCGGGGCCTTGCAGTCAGTGATCGACCGGCTGCACGAGGTGAACCCGATGCTGGGGCTCCGGGGCTGCCGGCTAGGCATCATCTATCCCGAGATCACCGCCATGCAGGTCCGCGCCATCTTCGAGGCGGCGTGCACCGTGGCGGCGCGGAAGGGACGGGTCTATCCCGAGGTGATGATCCCCCTCACCGCCAGCGTGGTGGAGTTCCGCAAGCAGGCGCTCATCGTACGGCAGGTGGCGGAGGAGGTGTTCCGCGAGCGGCAGATCACCGTCCCGTTCCTGCTCGGCACCATGATCGAGCTGCCCCGCGCCGCCCTCACGGCCGACGAGCTGGCCCGTGAGGCGCAGTTCTTCTCCTTCGGCACCAACGACCTGACCCAGACCACCTGGGGACTCTCCCGGGACGACGCGGGCCATTTCCTGCCGTATTACCTGGAGCACGGCGTGGTGGAGGACGATCCGTTTCAGATCCTGGACGAAGCGGGCGTCGGCAAGCTGATCCAGATGGCGTGCGAGCTGGGCCGGCGTACCCGCCGCGACCTCAAGCTGGGCATCTGCGGCGAGCACGGCGGCGAGCCAGCGGCCGTGGCCTTCTGCGACAAGCTGGGGATGAACTACGTCAGCTGCTCACCGTTCCGGGTGCCGATCGCTCGGCTGGCCGCGGCCCAGGCGGCGCTGGCCACCCGGGGCACGATGGACCGCACCCGCGCCACGGTCTGA